A single Maniola hyperantus chromosome 11, iAphHyp1.2, whole genome shotgun sequence DNA region contains:
- the LOC117986641 gene encoding PHD and RING finger domain-containing protein 1 isoform X2, producing the protein MSDEGDDSPPRPKRKIKRVVVVSSSSDSDSDETVGVAGSRRKKLRILSDDGDDSSGSSVFRAGTRRRRTLPKLKDSDADSDSSGWATERSGAAPAAAKPSGFSTDSSEGNSDKCSICLLRFTDQEVGTPESCEHIFCLDCILEWSKNVNTCPVDRMLFNSIVVRACMGGRVLRTQPVHVERRSSVDTFVVEELTACEVCGSAEGEETMLLCDRCDLGYHMHCLSPPLTEIPPDMWLCPTCRDTGDVAINLSEVEDIIDEFLETVPPTAPRPSALRRPAPPARRSLRRRDQPSTSRAAPADPSASRRRTTTTRRKYKRRRTKTVVVEYEVQGNGKFPLTKRVTRKVKKRRAKRRQPRTAARRSHVLASVRARLATLEAEPRAALAPAGALAVRRQRAGIPALSLLGNPNELDYFSDDGDAVSEDAAAAVARRPAAALSAYRQARRKLAAAPSPPHAAAAPDLLADILERQTLLHSKRAVLRLSADGAVSVQLPHADKVDPATARASARQAPSHPGGGRGGGWGGGYRGAYHRDQTADFNRGGGYDAPPARAGLGGYGGAGGARRDDVDYYDTFPRRPTYASDDAFFDRRRPAPERPFPAQAPPPPRYAPGPWQPDAPPAQARHSFGGFENPVDMRTSRAAPPAYRPLAEPPVFSFPKTAEPDRSEDERSDSGLVIDTEKYDPTEPTHDDDDSGDDAAPALSPPGLDLAAGVLDTAVRQVLSEHRSSLAPAAERSDDESDGDCPNFSIYSAASVHIASSSALSDAPAEPVRRDDSPPSRSPATPDATSGDDYDEKKKSEEEYKEKVSKRCPITVNKRDPIKIKLNTPSLIKRQVTLYDEEEEEEEASPDAELDATSDAPAGEPPLQKDAADRIENETKLKDASDECNESIESLNKSSFKDSKNGDNQYEKQASPRVEEPSEAEERGGHEDEEDKSTFDKAEENNNENLVNDKTDDAAGEGDDAGDSSSREAEREDDAVEKMTESISETEDERSYTPCLDENRPAEDALRDTELISDDDDALLSEPEAPAPAAPSAPPRRRAVDKKKKKDSKREPKDKDKAKAKKKADVAFKKLSKSGKERNYRERERDDKRERRSADAERRRRKDKRKDLERYDVRSIVSEKRRKQKDAFGRDVSPRARSPSLSPPPRSPRSASPARRSPSRARRSFSRARRSLSRPRPSPSRLRRSLSGFRRSPSRGRKSPARLRRSVSRRRSASRVRRSPSPPRRSPSRGRRSALGRKSSSRRGSVTRARRSGTPLLSPRRRKRRRSASPAARSPPRRAPKKKKRVRVPRRAAPPSPARKRRRSASRGASPSPASRPPSPRTPPPEPAPEPEPRRRRDPERRRRARDLVGPSKEVFTSGDNILVSVSFKEQERSEEGARRRRRDSRRERRRRRRRLAAAPDDAPKPVAIIDLERSPFRELTPSPKNVIVLSDSEPGEREPAAPPAPAPPPEPAAGPKTPPSPAAPAPAPSPAPAAAPSPDAYDPFEPTRSPSPPPAAPPSPARPHMTLEAAQRSNLSADDVLARRPLTPVEKVMALLQSTRAAEEAEAPPAPRIVLPSPTRAPPKLFPGKPSPIKSNPVKPMQAARLPRDDGASPYSPGSSDFGELFEPPPRRAARRKRGKTQVGVKLDDDNLKILDELPSSAVELQVKSKFLKKLNRQERVVEEVKLVLKPHYNKKRVTKEEYKDILRRAVPKVLTPAPHSQFLKKLNRQERVVEEVKLVLKPHYNKKRVTKEEYKDILRRAVPKVLTPAPHSQFLKKLNRQERVVEEVKLVLKPHYNKKRVTKEEYKDILRRAVPKVLTPAPHSQFLKKLNRQERVVEEVKLVLKPHYNKKRVTKEEYKDILRRAVPKVLTPAPHSQFLKKLNRQERVVEEVKLVLKPHYNKKRVTKEEYKDILRRAVPKICHNKSGEINPTKIQALVEAYVKKFRKKHKLGVA; encoded by the exons ATGAGTGATGAAGGTGATGACTCCCCGCCGCGGCCGAAGCGGAAGATCAAACGAGTGGTCGTCGTGTCGTCGTCGTCGGACTCCGACAGCGACGAGACCGTCGGCGTGGCGGGGTCGCGAAGGAAAAAACTGAGG ATACTCAGCGACGACGGCGACGACAGCAGCGGCAGCTCCGTGTTCCGCGCGGGGACCCGGCGCCGGCGTACGCTGCCCAAGTTGAAGGACTCTGACGCCGACAGCGACAGCTCGGGCTGGGCCACGGAGCGCTCGGGCGCCGCTCCGGCCGCCGCTAAGCCGTCGGGCTTCTCGACCGACAGCTCGGAGGGCAACTCCGACAAATGCTCCATATGTCTCCTGCGCTTCACCGACCAAGAAGTGGGGACGCCCGAGAGTTGCGAACACATATTTTGCTTGGACTGTATTTTAGAGTGGTCAAAAAATGTGAACACTTGTCCAGTGGACAGAATGTTGTTTAACTCGATTGTGGTGCGAGCCTGCATGGGCGGCCGGGTGCTGCGCACGCAGCCCGTGCACGTGGAGCGCCGCTCGTCGGTGGACACGTTCGTGGTGGAAGAGCTGACAGCGTGCGAG GTGTGCGGCAGCGCGGAGGGCGAGGAGACCATGCTGCTGTGCGACCGCTGCGACCTGGGCTACCACATGCACTGCCTCTCGCCGCCCCTCACTGAG ATTCCTCCAGACATGTGGCTCTGCCCCACCTGTCGCGACACCGGCGACGTGGCCATCAACCTCTCCGAGGTGGAGGACATCATCGACGAGTTCCTGGAGACGGTGCCGCCCACCGCGCCGCGCCCCTCCGCGCTGCGCCGCCCCGCGCCCCCTGCGCGCCGCTCGCTGCGCCGCCGCGACCAGCCCTCCACGTcgcgcgccgcgcccgccgacCCCTCCGCCTCCCGCCgccgcaccaccaccaccaggAGGAAGTACAAACGGAGAAGAACTAAAACGGTAGTCGTCGAGTATGAAGTGCAAGGCAATGGCAAGTTTCCTCTCACGAAGAGGGTCACGAGGAAGGTGAAGAAGCGAAGG GCCAAGAGGCGGCAGCCGCGCACGGCGGCGCGCCGCTCGCACGTGCTCGCCAGCGTGCGCGCGCGCCTCGCCACGCTCGAGGCAGAGCCGCGCGCCGCGCTCGCGCCCGCCGGCGCGCTGGCCGTGCGGCGCCAGCGCGCCGGCATCCCCGCGCTGAGTCTGCTCGGCAACCCCAACGAGCTGGACTACTTCTCCGACGACGGCGACGCCGTCTCCGAGGACGCGGCCGCCGCCGTCGCGCGCCGCCCGGCCGCCGCGCTCAGCGCCTACCGCCAGGCGCGCCGCAAGCTGGCGGCCGCGCCCTCGCCGCcgcacgccgccgccgcgcccgaCCTGCTGGCCGACATCCTGGAGCGTCAGACGCTGCTGCACTCCAAGCGCGCCGTGCTGCGCCTCTCCGCCGACGGCGCCGTGAGCGTGCAGCTGCCGCACGCCGACAAGGTGGACCCGGCCACGGCTCGCGCGTCCGCGCGCCAGGCGCCCTCGCACccgggcggcgggcgcggcggcggctgGGGCGGCGGCTACCGCGGCGCCTACCACCGCGACCAGACCGCCGACTTCAACCGCGGCGGCGGCTACgacgcgccgcccgcgcgcgCCGGCCTCGGCGGCtacggcggcgcgggcggcgcgcgccGCGACGACGTCGACTACTACGACACGTTCCCGCGCCGCCCGACCTACGCGTCCGACGACGCCTTCTTCGACAGGCGGCGGCCGGCGCCCGAGCGGCCCTTCCCCGCGcaggcgccgccgccgccgcgctaCGCGCCCGGCCCGTGGCAGCCCGACGCGCCGCCCGCGCAGGCGCGCCACTCCTTCGGCGGCTTCGAGAACCCCGTCGACATGAGGAcgagccgcgccgcgccgccggcgTACCGCCCGCTCGCGGAGCCGCCCGTGTTCAGCTTCCCGAAGACAGCGGAGCCCGACCGCTCGGAGGACGAGCGCAGCGACTCCGGCCTCGTCATCGACACGGAGAAGTACGACCCCACCGAGCCCACGCACGACGACGACGACAGCGGCGACGACGCCGCGCCCGCGCTGTCGCCGCCCGGCCTCGACCTGGCCGCCGGCGTGCTGGACACGGCGGTGCGCCAGGTGCTGAGCGAGCACCGCAGCTCGCTGGCGCCCGCCGCCGAGCGCAGCGACGACGAGTCGGACGGCGACTGCCCCAACTTCTCCATCTACTCGGCGGCCAGCGTGCACATCGCCAGCAGCAGCGCGCTGAGCGACGCGCCGGCGGAGCCCGTGCGGCGCGACGACTCGCCGCCGTCGCGCTCTCCGGCCACGCCCGACGCCACCTCCGGCGACGACTACGACGAGAAGAAGAAGTCCGAGGAGGAGTACAAGGAGAAGGTGTCCAAGCGGTGCCCCATCACGGTCAACAAGCGCGACCCCATCAAGATAAAGCTGAACACGCCCTCCCTCATCAAGAGGCAGGTGACGCTGTACgacgaggaggaggaggaggaggaggccAGCCCGGACGCCGAGCTCGACGCCACGAGCGACGCGCCCGCAGGAGAACCTCCGCTACAGAAGGATGCCGCCGACAGAATCGAAAACGAAACTAAATTGAAGGATGCCAGCGATGAATGTAATGAAAGTATTGAGAGTTTGAATAAGTCAAGTTTCAAAGATAGTAAAAATGGCGACAATCAATATGAGAAACAAGCTTCCCCCCGAGTCGAGGAGCCCTCCGAGGCGGAGGAGCGGGGCGGACACGAAGACGAGGAAGATAAAAGCACTTTCGACAAGGCCGAGGAGAACAACAATGAAAATTTAGTGAACGACAAGACGGACGACGCGGCGGGCGAGGGTGACGACGCCGGCGACTCGTCCTCGCGCGAGGCGGAGCGCGAGGACGACGCCGTGGAGAAGATGACCGAGTCCATCAGCGAGACGGAGGACGAGCGCAGCTACACGCCGTGCCTCGACGAGAACCGGCCGGCCGAGGACGCGCTGCGCGACACCGAGCTCATCTCCGACGACGACGACGCGCTGCTGTCCGAGCCTGaggcgcccgcgcccgccgcgccctccgcgccgccgcgccgccgcgccgtggacaagaagaagaagaaggactCCAAGCGCGAGCCCAAGGACAAGGACAAGGCCAAGGCTAAGAAGAAGGCCGACGTCGCCTTCAAGAAGCTCAGCAAGAGCGGCAAGGAGCGCAACTACCGCGAGCGCGAGCGTGACGACAAGCGCGAGCGCCGCTCCGCCGACGCCGAGCGCCGCCGCCGCAAGGACAAGCGCAAGGACCTCGAGCGCTACGACGTGCGCTCCATCGTGTCCGAGAAGCGCCGCAAGCAGAAGGACGCCTTCGGCCGCGACGTGTCGCCGCGCGCGCGCTCGCCCTCGCTGTCGCCGCCGCCGCGCTCGCCGCGCTCCGCCTCGCCCGCGCGCCGCTCGCCCTCCCGCGCGCGCCGCTCCTTCTCCCGGGCCCGCCGCTCGCTCTCCCGGCCGCGCCCTTCGCCCTCGAGGCTCCGGCGGTCGCTCTCCGGCTTCCGGCGCTCGCCGTCCAGGGGGAGGAAGTCGCCCGCAAGGCTCCGGCGCTCCGTCTCGCGCCGCCGCTCTGCATCCCGCGTGCGGCGCTCGCCCTCCCCGCCGCGCCGCTCCCCGTCCCGCGGCCGCCGCTCCGCGCTCGGCCGCAAGTCGTCCTCGCGCCGCGGCAGCGTGACGCGCGCCCGCCGGTCCGGCACGCCGCTGCTGTCCCCGCGCCGCCGCAAGCGCCGCCGCTCCGCCTCGCCCGCCGCGCGTagcccgccgcgccgcgcgcctaAGAAGAAGAAACGCGTCCGGgtaccgcgccgcgccgcgccgccctcgCCCGCGCGCAAGCGACGACGCAGCGCCAGCCGAGGCGCGTCGCCGTCGCCCGCGTCGCGACCGCCGTCGCCGCGCACGCCACCGCCCGAGCCCGCGCCCGAGCCGgagccgcgccgccgccgcgacCCCGAGCGCCGGCGCCGCGCGCGCGACCTCGTCGGGCCGTCCAAGGAGGTGTTCACGTCGGGCGACAACATCCTGGTCAGCGTGAGCTTCAAGGAGCAGGAGCGCAGCGAGGagggcgcgcgccgccgccgccgcgacTCGCGCCGcgagcgccgccgccgccgccgccgcctggCCGCCGCGCCCGACGACGCGCCCAAGCCCGTGGCCATCATCGACCTGGAGCGCTCGCCGTTCCGCGAGCTGACGCCGTCGCCCAAGAACGTGATCGTGCTGAGCGACAGCGAGCCGGGCGAGCGCGAGccggccgcgccgcccgcgcccgcgccgccgcccgagCCGGCCGCGGGGCCCAAGACGCCGCCgtcgcccgccgcgcccgcgcccgcgccctcgcccgcgcccgccgccgcgccctCGCCCGACGCCTACGACCCGTTCGAGCCCACGCGCTCGCCgtcgccgccgcccgccgcgccgccgtcGCCCGCGCGGCCGCACATGACGCTGGAGGCGGCGCAGCGCAGCAACCTGTCGGCCGACGACGTGCTGGCGCGCCGCCCGCTCACGCCCGTGGAGAAGGTGATGGCGCTGCTGCAGTCGACGCGCGCCGCGGAGGAGGCGgaggcgccgcccgcgccgcgcatCGTGCTGCCGTCGCCCACGCGCGCGCCGCCCAAGCTGTTCCCGGGCAAGCCGTCGCCCATCAAGTCCAACCCCGTGAAGCCCATGCAGGCCGCGCGCCTGCCGCGCGACGACGGCGCCTCGCCCTACTCGCCCGGCTCCAGCGACTTCGGCGAGCTGTTcgagccgccgccgcgccgcgccgcgcgccgcaagCGAG GCAAGACGCAGGTGGGCGTGAAGCTGGACGACGACAACCTGAAGATCCTGGACGAGCTGCCCAGCTCGGCCGTGGAGCTGCAGGTCAAGAGCAAG TTCCTCAAGAAGCTGAACCGGCAGGAGCGCGTGGTGGAGGAAGTGAAGCTGGTGCTGAAGCCGCACTACAACAAGAAGCGCGTCACCAAGGAGGAGTACAAGGACATCCTGCGCCGCGCCGTGCCCAAGGTACTCACACCAGCTCCTCATTCACAGTTCCTCAAGAAGCTGAACCGGCAGGAGCGCGTGGTGGAGGAAGTGAAGCTGGTGCTGAAGCCGCACTACAACAAGAAGCGCGTCACCAAGGAGGAGTACAAGGACATCCTGCGCCGCGCCGTGCCCAAGGTACTCACACCAGCTCCTCATTCACAGTTCCTCAAGAAGCTGAACCGGCAGGAGCGCGTGGTGGAGGAAGTGAAGCTGGTGCTGAAGCCGCACTACAACAAGAAGCGCGTCACCAAGGAGGAGTACAAGGACATCCTGCGCCGCGCCGTGCCCAAGGTACTCACACCAGCTCCTCATTCACAGTTCCTCAAGAAGCTGAACCGGCAGGAGCGCGTGGTGGAGGAAGTGAAGCTGGTGCTGAAGCCGCACTACAACAAGAAGCGCGTCACCAAGGAGGAGTACAAGGACATCCTGCGCCGCGCCGTGCCCAAGGTACTCACACCAGCTCCTCATTCACAGTTCCTCAAGAAGCTGAACCGGCAGGAGCGCGTGGTGGAGGAAGTGAAGCTGGTGCTGAAGCCGCACTACAACAAGAAGCGCGTCACCAAGGAGGAGTACAAGGACATCCTGCGCCGCGCCGTGCCCAAG ATATGTCACAACAAGTCCGGTGAGATCAACCCGACCAAGATCCAAGCGCTCGTGGAAGCGTACGTCAAAAAGTTCAGGAAAAAGCATAAACTCGGAGTAGCGTAG